Proteins encoded by one window of Cloeon dipterum chromosome 2, ieCloDipt1.1, whole genome shotgun sequence:
- the PIG-K gene encoding putative GPI-anchor transamidase, which translates to MYFFKIALMVAICSLSNVKTQTTHTNNWAVLVDTSRFWFNYRHVANVLSIYRSVKRLGIPDSQIILMVADDMACNPRNPRPATVFNNANQHINVYGDDVEVDYRGYEVTVENFVRLLTGRLPPGTPRSKQLLTDEGSNVLVYLTGHGGDGFLKFQDSEEITSQELADALEQMWEKRRYHEIFFMIDTCQAASMYEKFYSPNILAVASSLVGEDSLSHHVDPAIGVYIIDRYTYFALDFLEKVEPDSKQSMGEFLKVCPKQVCISTVGVRKDLFPRDPYKTPITDFFGALRPMEFTWAGLNLTEKNAKESALDKRIEKTTKSRMQYVQQFPTELFDDAKSFKL; encoded by the exons ATGTATTTCTTTAAGATCGCATTGATGGTCGCTATATGCAGCCTGAGCAATGTTAAg ACTCAAACAACGCACACTAATAACTGGGCTGTGTTGGTTGATACGTCAAGGTTTTGGTTCAATTACAGGCACGTCGCAAACGTGCTCTCAATCTACAGGAGTGTCAAACGACTTGGTATACCAGATAG CCAAATTATATTGATGGTTGCTGACGACATGGCTTGCAATCCGAGAAACCCAAGACCTGCCACTGTGTTTAATAATGCTAACCAGCACATAAATGTTTACGGAGATGATGTTGAGGTGGATTACAGAGGCTATGAG GTAACTGTAGAGAACTTTGTTCGTCTCTTGACAGGCAGGCTGCCTCCAGGGACTCCTCGATCGAAGCAGTTATTGACTGATGAAGGGAGTAATGTTCTAGTATACCTAACTGGCCATGGGGGCGACggattcttgaaattccaggaCTCTGAAGAAATAACTAGTCAAGAATTAGCTGATGCTCTAGAGCAGATGTGGGAGAAACGAAG GTACCATGAGATTTTCTTTATGATCGACACATGCCAAGCTGCTTCAATGTATGAAAAATTCTACTCGCCAAACATACTAGCTGTAGCAAGCAGTCTTGTTGGAGAAGACTCGCTATCT CATCATGTCGACCCTGCTATTGGAGTCTACATTATTGATCGTTACACTTACTTTGCTCTTGACTTTCTGGAGAAAGTCGAGCCTGATAGCAAGCAATCGATGGGTGAATTT CTGAAAGTTTGTCCAAAACAAGTGTGCATATCAACAGTTGGAGTGAGAAAGGACCTGTTCCCCAGAGACCCGTATAAAACTCCAATCACTGATTTCTTCGGAGCTTTGAGACCAATGGAGTTTACGTGGGCAGGCCTCAACTTGACTGAGAAGAACGCGAAAGA GTCTGCTTTGGATAAAAGAATAGAGAAAACGACCAAGTCTAGGATGCAATATGTGCAACAATTTCCTACTGAACTCTTTGATGACGCgaagagttttaaattataa
- the LOC135937099 gene encoding uncharacterized protein LOC135937099, whose product MASGEGRDKSVAEWRKRVLKGDFVEVVKCWKKDQGSLSLVTVVSIIGNSTTFISNSKDDKFDVSGWAEFIAFCCQFIAELDDLTKTHNEKDLFIKILTNIYYNLYHDVYGKGHFDEASVICQHLLRLAKRVNEVDEDKRKTELRKKFLELGSIAWNTAFKLQDAHGCPKIDLCVTSIELSVTLDATSTPTFCDRVIRALRSCRKNLPHLKDLLEALTKTCEPLMTFILTNDSFKKQLAATVQDLLHNLDVSKSPAFVQSKLAEVNSLFPQSYTQELTKFTKPYLTTSLLLANSSDPKDLSELNSAIQEDDTNTIANNFCNLFNANKLNKIEGTSEFVSSIQEICYSCLAHLSKEMKFQFVTHILLMSSAHVPKSKKVNGWIDTCGSSLNWVVDALESTADDLVEDNPDLIAIRKSLLHNIFVVSWNFYNTANCCHEAYILNKFFLKHAFELAKIKSLSQKEYEELMTTLNEGTKFISICLVSHRPGREKEMAKEALKAGVKLLKCSAKAVECLPQSRYKKLILCSVKKWCEVRILAAKVLTDRTSSTIDIMKKYGQEIDPIALEIILCSEIETFSQERNANDFLKVSQVALETLEPKSKDDLQQRWTKLAIAQAKCKSDDVLDVTTSCTLAQEVIKLTEKKVKKDPCLESLVLLVLANHQEFLSNLKAKRLKHKELGDVPLTVRSQKNISEDEKKTCEVWENAVELSQLGQVLSCRQENKDLRPLSLVVMYCSEILKLRISSEDTFMLEPVLQALEASGLHFTNAGHEWCAIKCWNCMYLLASLMDCPQSQLRALGWLIQKYNLESDDKLVDWLLKTGSELKKKIAKQSDFSLHFFDICLAQCYANSGKQFEAAHIVLRLRREIDHNKYFVYTEIMCRTFLVASQLMGLFSCRDEMSEQLASAFVSNVAAAKFAFEWSSTYVSTTKPADRDLLDLRLTELMISSGLVLAYLSNMSCDYKTSCSTLQIMLQKVQKLHFSTRVAQLLSLLGDLDILIPDTVQVKQRLFWNEKILNLGMAIVGETSSTVSRDAHPSVTPTKVVRKEHQLTASCSAKCQLTSSCILCKNPLFQICKMHYLFLSSNNKEGFWALFSELEKANTLRTDRLTSLAWNNIVSVTNRSGWMQMLQGPLELLKHRQVMTNAAKRAANSKSAKETLSALKDVLVSKEQIKKLTMPLARYLENWATAEEVAIGIQLLEAGPWNPQLQTKSYSLSPEYNSEEDISRPCSPVPNIVLPSKPPKPRRKGRKPLLIDDDESIYIAPANAPKITVIDLSDCEESPEQNDSGTAKKERLVPKRNLLKTCKKPEKLIEDRDLQPDPSPVLPTRTSKRQLNKPSSTASKTPLFANSKKKVIMTAVKKPPSKLSTSSSDSPDSVKQPAKSVTRKRIVDTADSSSSSSEVIVNRRRVRRISSSSPEPETAVKTRSRRK is encoded by the exons ATGGCTAGTGGTGAAGGCAGAGACAAATCTGTTGCGGAATGGCGAAAGAGAGTTCTCAAGGGAGACTTCGTTGAGGTCGTCAAGTGCTGgaaaaag gATCAAGGGTCTCTGAGTCTCGTTACGGTTGTTTCAATCATTGGCAATTCAACCacgtttatttcaaattccaaGGATGACAAATTTGACGTCAGTGGATGGGCAGAGTTTATTGCATTTTGCTGCCAGTTTATAG CTGAATTAGATGACCTCACAAAGACACACAATGAGAAAGATCTCTTCATAAAGATCTTGACCAACATTTACTACAACCTGTACCACGATGTGTACGGCAAAGGACATTTTGACGAGGCTTCAGTAATTTGTCAGCATTTACTCCGCCTAGCTAAACGCGTCAACGAAGTGGATGAGGATAAAAGGAAAACGGagttaaggaaaaaattcctCGAGCTAGGCTCCATTGCATGGAATACTGCGTTTAAGCTGCAA gatgCTCATGGCTGCCCTAAAATTGACCTCTGCGTCACATCTATTGAACTGAGCGTCACACTTGATGCAACCAGTACTCCCACTTTCTGTGATAGAGTTATTAG AGCCTTAAGATCATGTAGAAAAAATTTGCCTCACTTGAAAGACCTTCTGGAAGCCCTGACAAAAACTTGTGAGCCACTGATGACTTTTATCCTGACAAAT GACTCTTTCAAGAAACAATTGGCAGCAACTGTGCAAGACCTTCTCCACAACCTGGATGTATCAAAATCACCTGCTTTTGTTCAATCAAAACTTGCCGAAGTCAACTCACTTTTTCCTCAGTCCTATACACAAGAACTCACAAAGTTTACGAAACCATATCTTACCACCAGCTTGCTCTTAGCGAATTCATCAGATCCAAAGGACCTATCTGAACTGAA CTCAGCAATTCAAGAAGATGACACAAATACCATTGCCAACAATTTCTGCAACTTATTCAACGCAAACAAGTTGAACAAAATAGAAGGGACATCTGAGTTTGTCAGCTCAATCCAAGAAATCTGCTACAGTTGCCTGGCACACCTGAGCAAGGAGATGAAATTTCAGTTTGTGACTCACATATTGCTCATGTCAAGCGCTCACGTTCCTAAATCGAAAAAG GTTAACGGATGGATAGACACATGTGGCTCATCTCTGAACTGGGTTGTTGATGCGCTGGAATCGACAGCTGATGATCTGGTGGAAGACAATCCAGACCTCATTGCCATTAGAAAAAGTCTAT tgcACAACATTTTTGTGGTCAGTTGGAACTTTTACAACACTGCCAACTGCTGCCACGAAGCCTACATTCTGAACAAGTTTTTCTTAAAGCACGCTTTTGAGCTTGCTAAGATTAAAAGTTTGAGCCAGAAAGAGTATGAG GAACTGATGACCACTTTGAATGAAGGgacaaaattcatttccatCTGCCTTGTTTCTCACAGGCCaggaagagaaaaagaaatggCCAAAGAGGCTTTGAAAGCTGGTGTGAAATTGCTCAAATGCTCAGCTAAAGCTGTAGAGTGTTTGCCTCAAAGTAGGTACAAAAAGCTGATCTTGTGCTCTGTAAAGAAATGGTGTGAAGTCCGGATTTTGGCTGCAAAAGTACTGACAGAT AGAACATCCAGCACTATTGACATTATGAAGAAGTATGGACAGGAAATTGATCCAATTGCCTTGGAAATAATACTTTGCTcagaaattgaaacattttcccaggagag AAATGCAAATGATTTCCTAAAAGTGTCTCAAGTGGCTTTGGAAACTCTGGAACCAAAGTCCAAAGATGACCTGCAACAACGTTGGACCAAACTGGCCATTGCTCAAGCTAAATGCAAATCGGACGATGTTCTGGATGTGACCACGAGTTGCACACTGGCTCAAGAAGTGATAAAACTAACGGAAAAAAAG GTTAAAAAAGATCCATGTTTGGAAAGTCTGGTTCTCCTAGTTTTGGCAAATCACCAGGAGTTTCTAAGCAATCTAAAGGCAAAGCGTCTGAAACACAAG GAACTTGGAGATGTTCCACTGACTGTTAGAAGCCAGAAAAACATTTCAGaagatgaaaagaaaaccTGTGAAGTGTGGGAAAATGCAGTGGAACTAAGCCAACTGGGGCAGGTGCTCTCGTGTCGGCAGGAGAACAAAGACCTGCGGCCACTCTCCCTTGTTGTTATGTACTGCTCAGAAATCCTGAAATTg cgaATCTCAAGTGAAGACACATTTATGCTAGAGCCTGTTCTGCAGGCATTGGAGGCCTCCGGACTTCATTTTACCAACGCAGGGCATGAGTGGTGCGCAATCAAGTGTTGGAATTGCATGTACCTGCTTGCTTCTCTAATGGATTGTCCACAGAGTCAACTGAGAG CTCTTGGTTGGCTGATTCAGAAGTACAATTTGGAATCTGACGATAAACTTGTTGATTGGTTGTTGAAAACTGGAAGTGAGTTGAAGAAGAAGATCGCTAAGCAAAGCGATTTTTCTCTGCATTTCTTTGACATTTGCTTGGCGCAGTGCTATGCTAATTCTGGCAAA CAATTCGAAGCCGCTCACATTGTGCTCCGACTGCGGAGAGAGATTGaccacaataaatattttgtttacacCGAGATAATGTGCCGCACTTTCCTGGTCGCCAGTCAGCTCATGGGCCTATTTTCTTGTCGCGATGAGATGTCTGAACAACTCGCCAGTGCATTTGTTAGCAACGTCGCCGCTGCCAAGTTTGCCTTTGAGTGGTCCTCCACCTATGTCTCGACAACAAAACCTGCAG ATCGAGATTTGCTGGATTTGAGGCTTACTGAGCTCATGATTTCAAGTGGACTTGTGCTAGCATACCTATCTAACATGAGCTGCGACTACAAAACATCTTGTTCAACTCTTCAGATCATGCTGCAAAAAGTTCAAAAGCTGCACTTCTCCACAAG AGTTGCCCAACTATTGTCTCTTCTAGGGGATCTGGATATATTAATCCCTGACACTGTACAAGTTAAGCAGAGGCTGTTTTGGAATGAGAAGATCCTGAATCTAGGCATGGCAATTGTTGGCGAAACCTCCAGCACGGTCAGCAGAGACGCACATCCAAGTGTCACACCGACTAAAGTTGTGCGGAAGGAACACCAACTTACAGCGTCGTGCTCCGCCAAGTGCCAACTCACCTCGAGCTGCATCCTTTGCAAGAATCCGCTCTTCCAGATCTGCAAGATGCATTATTTGTTCCTATCTTCAAACAACAAGGAAGGATTTTGGGCCCTGTTCAGCGAGCTCGAAAAGGCCAACACTTTGCGCACTGACCGACTCACCTCTCTAGCCTGGAACAACATTGTTAGCGTCACCAACAGATCGGGCTGGATGCAAATGCTGCAGGGTCCGCTTGAATTGCTCAAACACCGCCAAGTGATGACCAACGCAGCAAAGAGAGCGGCCAACAGCAAGAGTGCCAAGGAAACTCTGAGTGCACTGAAGGATGTTTTAGTGTCAAAGGAGCAAATCAAGAAGCTCACAATGCCCCTGGCCAGGTATTTGGAGAACTGGGCCACCGCTGAAGAAGTTGCCATCGGTATTCAGCTGCTAG AAGCTGGCCCCTGGAACCCTCAACTGCAAACGAAAAGCTATTCACTGAGCCCAGAGTACAATTCAGAAGAGGATATTAGTCGGCCATGCAGTCCAGTGCCGAACATCGTCCTTCCTAGCAAGCCTCCAAAGCCTCGGAGGAAAGGTCGAAAGCCACTACTCATCGACGACGATGAATCCATCTACATTGCTCCTGCAAACGCACCCAAGATCACTGTGATAGACTTGTCTGATTGTGAGGAGTCTCCGGAGCag AATGACAGTGGCACTGCAAAGAAGGAAAGACTTGTTCCCAAGAGGAACCTTTTGAAGACGTGCAAGAAACCTGAAAAGTTGATAGAGGACAGAGACCTGCAGCCAGATCCCTCTCCAGTGCTACCTACTCGTACAAGCAAGCGGCAACTGAACAAACCCTCTTCAACTGCGTCCAAGACGCCCCTATTTGCCAATTCAAAAAAGAAAGTGATTATGACTGCAGTAAAGAAGCCTCCCAGCAAGCTTTCCACCAGCTCAAGTGACTCACCAGATTCTGTTAAACAGCCTGCGAAGAGTGTTACTCGAAAAAGAATAGTTGACACAGCGGACAGCTCGTCTTCTTCATCTGAGGTAATAGTCAACAGGAGAAGGGTGAGGAGGATCAGTTCAAGCTCACCTGAACCGGAAACTGCTGTGAAGACAAGATCTCGCAGAAAGTGA
- the sau gene encoding Golgi phosphoprotein 3 homolog sauron, with the protein MNRADGLVQRRNVPRDTSDGAQKDTTDVDERRSADQEEELEDGDSKETRLTLMEEVLLLGLKDREGYTSFWNDCISSGLRGCILIELALRGRIELEKAGMRRKSLLSRKILVKNDTPTGDVLLDEALKHMKDTEPSEAVQSWIEYLSGETWNPLKLRYQLKNVRERLAKNLVEKGVLTTEKQNFLLFDMTTHPLTDNVTKSRLVKKVQDSVLLRWVNDPHRMDKRMLSLIMLAHSSDVLENAFSPLNDDDYDLAMKRVRELLDLDFEAESMKPNTCEVLWAVFAAFTK; encoded by the exons ATGAACCGTGCTGACGGGCTGGTTCAAAGGCGAAACGTCCCACGGGACACCTCGGATGGGGCCCAGAAAGACACGACAGACGTGGACGAGAGGAGGTCAGCAGACCAAGAAGAAGAGCTCGAAGATGGTGACTCCAAAGAAACGAGACTGACATTGATGGAAGAAGTCCTTTTACTTGGACTCAAGGATCGAGAG GGCTACACGTCGTTTTGGAATGACTGCATTTCAAGTGGTTTGAGAGggtgcattttaattgagcTAGCCCTTCGTGGGCGCATTGAACTGGAGAAAGCTGGGATGAGACGTAAAAGTCTCTTGAGCCGCAAAATCTTGGTTAAAAATGATACCCCGACTGGAGATGTTTTGCTAGATGAAGCTCTGAAACACATGAAGGATACTGAGCCATCAGAGGCAGTTCAAAGCTGGATAGAGTATCTCAGCG GTGAGACTTGGAATCCTTTAAAACTGCGTTATCAGCTGAAAAATGTAAGAGAAAGATTGGCGAAGAACTTGGTTGAAAAAGGAGTGCTGACAACTGAAAAGCAaaactttttgctttttgatatGACTACACATCCTCTGACAGATAACGTCACCAAAAGTCGACTTGTTAAAAAG GTGCAAGATTCTGTACTTCTGCGGTGGGTCAACGACCCACATCGGATGGATAAGAGGATGCTGTCGTTAATAATGCTGGCCCACAGCTCAGACGTGTTAGAGAATGCTTTCTCACCTCTCAACGACGATGATTACGACCTAGCCATGAAGCGAGTGCGCGAGCTCTTGGACTTGGACTTTGAGGCCGAAAGCATGAAACCCAACACCTGCGAGGTTTTATGGGCTGTGTTTGCTGCATTCACGAAGTGA
- the bgm gene encoding long-chain-fatty-acid--CoA ligase ACSBG2 gives MVVVAQRFDRRMDTETLNGEVTPVEQVGSKGDGAMEPHAISGFNLVNTTNDEDLTPPSVNGHHSPVQAKKLPPQVIEVQPTIEVVAEQKPKMQTKEYLDGPDQLIPSESLFNCQPDGAVKLRVGTEGVASEKPISVPTMLKRTADRFPNRTAMAVKKDKNADWTRITFREYEQNVRTVAKAFIKLGLERFHSVNILGFNSPEWYISDLAAIYAGGFAAGIYTTNSAEACHYCAENSRANIIVVEDDKQLKKILQVRSRLPHLKAIIQYAGKPEAEGVLSWEDVMKLGEEQSDDELEQRIKRIAVNQCCTLVYTSGTTGNPKGVMLSHDNLTWDALAIGSYLKLKMGEEEIVSYLPLSHVAAQVVDLFITISYAATVYFAQPDALKGSLLPTLLEIRPTKFLGVPRVWEKIYEKMQDIGRQSTGIRKTLATWAKRHGLEYNMNRMKGINTPTWSYTFASFLVLKRVRKALGLDRCNLFVSAAAPISTEVVKYFMSLDIPVMEAYGMSEAAGAHTLNTPDFFKIETVGKTLPGMQTLLFEQDESKQGEICMNGRQVFMGYLNNKEKTIESMDAQGWLHSGDIGKEDDDGFLYITGRIKELLITAGGENVPPVPIEDVIKAELPVVSNAMLIGDRRKFLSVLLTLRTDTNLDTGEPLDKLTSGARAWCEEQGSSATTLSEIINGPDEKVMKALENGIIRANKQAVSNAQKVQKFKLLPKDFSIPGGELGPTMKVKRNVVHDQYLDLIESLYE, from the exons ATGGTGGTCGTGGCTCAGCGCTTTGATAG GAGGATGGACACGGAGACCCTGAATGGAGAGGTGACCCCGGTGGAGCAGGTCGGCTCCAAAGGGGACGGCGCCATGGAGCCGCACGCCATCAGTGGCTTCAACCTGGTCAACACCACCAACGACGAGGACCTGACGCCACCCTCGGTCAACGGCCACCACAGCCCCGTGCAGGCCAAGAAGCTGCCCCCGCAAGTCATTGAGGTGCAGCCAACCATTGA AGTGGTTGCCGAGCAGAAACCGAAAATGCAGACTAAGGAGTACCTGGACGGCCCTGACCAGTTGATCCCGAGTGAAAGCCTCTTCAACTGCCAGCCTGATGGAGCTGTCAAGCTGCGAGTGGGCACGGAAGGAGTCGCATCGGAAAAACCTATTTCCGTGCCTACAATGTTGAAGAGAACAGCCGACCGGTTTCCCAATCGCACTGCCATGGCCGTCAAGAAAGACAAGAACGCAGACTGGACTAGAATCACCTTCAGAGAGTACGAACAGAATGTTCGCACTGTCGCGAAAGCGTTCATCAAACTCGGCCTCGAGCGCTTCCACTCGGTCAATATTCTCGGCTTCAACTCGCCAGAATGGTACATCTCCGACTTGGCGGCCATCTATGCAGg TGGTTTTGCAGCCGGCATCTACACCACAAACAGCGCTGAGGCGTGCCACTACTGCGCGGAAAACAGCCGGGCTAACATAATCGTAGTTGAAGACGATAAGCAGCTGAAGAAGATCCTTCAAGTCAGATCGCGCCTGCCGCATCTGAAGGCAATCATCCAGTACGCTGGAAAACCCGAAGCTGAAGGAGTGCTCAGC TGGGAGGATGTGATGAAACTTGGCGAGGAGCAGAGTGACGATGAGTTAGAGCAGCGTATCAAAAGGATTGCTGTCAACCAATGTTGCACCTTGGTTTATACG TCTGGAACCACTGGCAATCCCAAGGGCGTGATGTTGAGTCATGACAACCTCACGTGGGATGCTCTTGCTATCGGCAGCTACCTCAAGTTGAAAATGGGAGAGGAAGAAATCGTCAGCTACTTGCCTCTTAGTCACGTTGCCGCTCAG gttgtGGATCTTTTCATAACAATTTCGTACGCAGCTACTGTGTACTTTGCCCAACCGGACGCGTTGAAAGGAAGTTTGCTGCCCACCCTGTTGGAAATCAGGCCAACAAAATTCCTTGGGGTGCCTAGGGTGTGGGAAAAAATCTATGAAAAGATGCAGGACATTGGCAGGCAGTCAACTGGCATTCGTAAGACTCTCGCCACTTGGGCCAAGCGCCACGGCCTTGAGTACAACATGAACAGGATGAAGGG AATTAATACCCCTACTTGGAGCTACACATTTGCCAGTTTTCTGGTGCTCAAAAGAGTTCGAAAGGCGCTTGGATTGGACAGGTGCAATCTTTTCGTGTCTGCTGCCGCTCCCATCTCGACAGAGGTTGTGAAATACTTCATGAGTCTGGACATTCCAGTCATGGAG GCGTATGGTATGTCAGAGGCCGCTGGAGCTCACACACTGAACACTCCAGACTTCTTCAAAATCGAAACTGTGGGCAAAACCCTACCTGGAATGCAGACACTGCTCTTTGAACAAGATGAGAGCAAGCAGGGAGAG ATTTGCATGAATGGCCGGCAAGTTTTCATGGGCTACTTGAACAACAAGGAGAAAACCATAGAGAGCATGGATGCACAGGGCTGGCTGCACTCTGGCGACATTGGCAAGGAGGATGATGATGGTTTCCTCTACATCACCGGCCGTATCAAGGAACTTCTGATCACCGCTGGAGGAGAAAACGTACCACCAGTGCCAATCGAAGACGTCATCAAGGCTGAGCTGCCTGTCGTCAGCAACGCCATGCTGATCGGTGACCGCCGAAAGTTCCTATCAGTGCTGCTCACATTGAGG ACCGACACCAATTTGGACACTGGCGAGCCTCTTGACAAGCTGACAAGCGGCGCGAGGGCCTGGTGCGAGGAGCAGGGCAGTTCCGCCACCACCCTGTCCGAAATCATCAACGGCCCTGACGAGAAG GTTATGAAAGCCCTGGAGAACGGAATCATCCGTGCCAACAAGCAAGCTGTGTCAAACGCTCAAAAGGTTCAGAAGTTCAAGCTGTTGCCCAAGGACTTCTCCATTCCCGGAGGCGAACTTGGACCTACCATGAAGGTCAAGAGGAATGTTGTTCATGACCAGTACCTAGATTTGATCGAGTCACTCTATGAGTAA
- the Phax gene encoding phosphorylated adapter RNA export protein has product MEDGEIVEDVVDLDFGYVPLQRPAELIDPGPRPVQQLPDESEPEEDSSSDDSDSDNDTGDQHRHTKKRKVKAIKPRPLPPTAAAKTKKYDIWCSGLQEEVLTRGLIGCDVAQRPGKRDRNVESYDYLSHRAGYSDSPEDFADDVPRRRSPNFPASNKRSHAERESGNVKSRLGWRTKNATERKGTKRELKDLQVTLDSSIEDFAKDVTEKLNEEKGDLILRIVKVIGKEKAAEIYKLTKSVEANGGMLIMNQTRRRTSGGVFLFHVRNTCNSGECLEIFEDNRREQDKVKRLHRSQKRREIAIAAMAANSQPINHAKVTEAEIEDGELEDGELDMKTEPTSGEEEDPRAIVRNPPPSPVTDCRADSSPESGCVNDSQDRRAIPLKTNNNVPERSLTSYEDDLLDLHVNMEEMDDMETF; this is encoded by the exons ATGGAAGACGGCGAAATCGTCGAGGATGTG GTCGATCTTGACTTCGGTTATGTACCACTTCAGCGGCCAGCAGAACTAATTGACCCAGGTCCGCGGCCTGTCCAACAACTTCCAGATGAGAGCGAGCCTGAGGAGGATTCTTCCTCTGATGACAGTGACTCGGATAATGACACTGGCGATCAACATCGCCACACAAAGAAGCGCAAGGTGAAGGCAATCAAGCCCCGTCCTCTTCCACCAACCGCAGCTGCAAAAACTAAGAAGTACGACATTTGGTGCTCAGGCCTGCAGGAGGAAGTTCTGACAAGAGGACTAATTGGCTGTGATGTTGCTCAGCGACCTGGCAAAAGAGACAGGAATGTTGAGTCCTACGACTACTTGTCCCACCGTGCTGGTTACTCCGACAGTCCTGAGGATTTCGCAGATGACGTTCCTCGTAGAAGGAGTCCAAACTTTCCTGCTAGTAATAAGAGAAGCCACGCTGAAAGGGAGAGCGGCAACGTGAAGAGTAGACTGGGTTGGAGGACAAAGAACGCCACTGAGAGAAAAGGAACCAAGAGGGAGCTGAAAGATCTGCAAGTCACCCTGGATAGTTCAATTGAAGATTTTGCCAAGGATGTCACAGAAAAGTTAAATGAGGAGAAAGGAGACCTCATTT tgaGAATAGTGAAGGTTATTGGAAAAGAGAAGGCTGCAGAAATCTACAAGCTGACTAAAAGTGTTGAGGCCAATGGAGGAATGCTCATCATG AACCAAACTCGCCGACGCACTAGTGGAGGTGTGTTTCTCTTCCATGTCAGGAATACCTGCAACAGTGGTGAATGCCTGGAGATTTTTGAGGACAATCGCAGGGAACAAGATAAGGTCAAGCGGTTGCATAGATCCCAAAAGAGGAGAGAGATAGCAATAGCTGCCATGGCTGCCAATTCTCAGCCTATTAACCATGCCAAAG TCACTGAGGCTGAAATTGAGGATGGAGAGCTGGAGGACGGAGAGCTGGACATGAAGACTGAACCCACAAGCGGCGAGGAGGAGGACCCCAGAGCCATTGTAAGGAATCCACCTCCGTCGCCGGTCACTGACTGCAGAGCAGACAGTAGCCCTGAGTCTGGCTGTGTCAATGACAGTCAGGACAGGAGAGCCATTCCCCTCAAGACAAACAACAATGTGCCTGAGCGGTCCCTCACGTCTTATGAAGATGACTTGTTGGACCTGCATGTGAACATGGAGGAGATGGACGATATGGAGACTTTTTGA